CACACGTCGATTATCGTCGTGCCGGTGGACAGCTGATCGCCGATCGCGAACCGTGGCGTCCCCCCCTGCCACGGTTTCTCCCCCCTTTCGAACGTCGGCGAGCCGATCGAGACGGCTACACGTTCAATAGCGTCGCGGCCGTACTCCTCCCCGTGTCAGACAACGTCCCGACCGTCACCTGCGAACGGTGCGGTCGCGAGTGGGAGCTCTCGTACGAACTCGACGAACTGATGGCCGGCAATCGCGCTATCGAACAGTTCGCGCTCGACCACGAACGCCACACGGGGCACTATCCGGACGGCGTGTCGACGTGGCGGGCGGTGTGTCGGCGGTGTCCGGACGGCGTCGAACGCCTCTCCGAGACGGCCGCCCGGCGCTGGGCGCGGACCCACGCCCGTCACACCCGCCACGACGTGACCCTCCACCACGCCGAGGGCGAAGAGACGACGCTGATCGAGGGCGGGGGCTAGCGCGGATCGCTCTCCCACCGGTAGCCACACGAACACGACGCGTACTCGGTGTCGCGCCGCGTCGCCGGGTAGAACGCGAAGTCGTCGATCCGCGATTCACAGTCCGGGCAGATCGCACAGTCGGGGACGAGGACCCCCTTGAACGTCGTGTGACACTCGGGACAGGTCACCTGTTCGTCGGGGCCGACGCCCTCGACGGTCGCCGAACACTCCGGGCACGTGTAGCGCCGGGGCGGGCCGTCGCCGCCGTACGCGGCGTCGGGGTCGGTCCAGTCGAGGTCGGTGTCGGTGTCGTCGTCCCCGATGCCGAGCCACGCGAGCACCCGCCCGAGCATGGGCCGAGATACGGCGTCGACGACAAAACAGTTCGGGGGAACTTTTCACCGCCCGCGGCGAGGATCGACCGTGATCCCACTCGTCCACGACTTCGACGGCGAGACCGTCCTCGTCTTCGGCGGCGGGACCGTCGGCGCCCGGAAGGCGCGTCGCTTCGCCCGCGAGGCGCGGGTCGTCGTCGTCAGCCCGACGTTCGCGGACGCCGACTTCGGGGAGAGCGAGTTCGTCCGCGCCGCGCCCGGCCCCGACGACGTCCCTTCGTGGCTCGACGCCGCCGACCCGGCGCTCGTCGTCGCCGCCACCGACGATGCGGCGCTCAACGCCGCCGTCGAGGCGGCAGCGAGGGGCCGAGGCGTCCTCGTCAACCGCGCGGACCGGAGCGGCGGGCGGGGCCGCGGGAGCGTCGTCGTCCCCGCCACCGTCGACGACGGTCCGGTCGGCGTGGCCGTGACGACGGGGGGCACGAGTCCAGCGGTGAGCCGGTACCTGCGCCGGGAACTGGAGTCAGTCGTCGACGGCGCGGGGGCCGTGGCGAGGGTGGTGGGGAAGCTTCGGGCGGCGTTGAAGGACCGGGGCGTCGAGCCGGATCGACGGCGGGCGGCGATCCGCGCCGTCGCCGAGTCCGAGGCGGTGTGGACGGCGGCCCGCGAGGGTGACGGCGAAGCGGTACGCGGGGCCGCCGAGCGGGTGCTGGCGGACGCGCTCGGCGACGACGGCGACGACGCCTGATACGGTCGACGGACAGCCGGCAGTCCAACTACCAGTCGACGCTCAGGCTGCCGTCGCCCGCGGGGTCGGGCGCGATCTCCTCGTCGGTGCGGCGGTCGATCACGTGGATGACCCCCCGGCCCTTCTTCGCGGGACAGACCTCGGCGGCGCGGACGTTGTGATCCAGATCGTCCTCGCCGACGTAGTACGTCTTCGGGCGGGCGAGGCCGGTGTCGAGGTCGAGGGCCCAGTTCGACGAGACTTCGGCACATTTCCCGGTGCCGATGCACTTGTTCGCCTCGAAGATGATCTTGTACGGCTTCTCGTCGACGGGCGGCGCGTCGGCGTCGCCAACGTCGCTCGGGCGGAGTACGTCGTCGGTGTCGGTCATGGGTGCGGTAGTGGCGGCGGGGGGATAAAGCTAGAACGCCCGCAGGTCGTCGAGGACGGCGGCGGCCGACCCGTCGTCGACGGCCGCACGGGCGGCGTCGAGGGCCGAATCGAGGGAGTCGGCGTCGTCGCGGGCGTAGATCCGGACGGCGGCGTTGAGGGCGACGGCGTCGTACCAGTGGTCGGTCCGGTCGCCGGCGACCACCTCGCGGGTGAGGCGGGCGCTGTCTTCGGCCACGTCGTCGACCTGTAGGTCTTCTTCCGCGAAGTCCATGCCGTACGCGGCCGTCTCGATTTCGTAGTCGTCGAAGCCGCCGGTCGCCGACCAGTCGGCCACCTTGGTGTAGCCGGGGCGGATGTCGTCGTAGCCCTCCATCCCCTGGAACATGACAACTCGATCCAGGTCGTGGAACGCGCTCTCCGCGAACGTCTCGACCACCTTCTTCGCGAACGCGAGGTGGTAGAAGGAGCCGAGGTGGACGCTCGCGCCGGCGGGGTTGGCGAGCGTCTCGACGGTGTTGACGAACGTGCGCACGCCCATCCGGTCCCGGGCGTCGAACAGGTCGGCGACGGCGGGGTTGAACGCGGGCTGGTAGTAGAAGCCAACGCCCGTCTCGTCGACCATGGCGGCGGAGTCGCGGGGGGTCAACTCCGTCGCGACGCCGAGTTCGTCGAGGACGTGTTTGTACACGTCCTGTTTCTGGGTGGGTGTCCGGTCGCCGGAGTGGGCGACGACGGGCGTGCCGGCGCCGGCGGCGACGACGCCCGCGGCGACGCCGAGGATGGCGGTCCGGCCCTTGCCGTCGTAGTTGGCGCCGCAGTCGACGGGGTCGGCGTCGGGGGTGGCGTACTCGGCGCGCTCACACATCTCGTCGGTGAAGGCCGCGAGTTCTTCGGGCGTGTTGTGTTTCCAGCGGTTGGCGAGCCAGAAGGCGCCGAGCGTGGTCGGGTAGGGGTCGCCGTCGAAGATGCGGCGCATGGCCTCGGCGGCCTGTTCGCGGGTCATGTCCTCCGCGGATTTCGTCCCCGAGCCCACCACCTCGGTCATGAGGCGCTTGAGCGGCCAGTCGCCGTCGGCGGCGTCAGTCACTGTCGGTCACCCCGACGACGCCGTTGGCGGCCGTGAGCGGCGCTTCGGCCATCGCGTCGCTGCCGCCGAGACAGCGCGCGACCGTCTCGCGGACGCCGACCACGTCGCCGACGACGGTGACGGCGGGAGGTTCGACCGCCGCCGCGTCCGCCACGTCGACGATGGTGTCGAGCGTCCCCGTGACGACCCGTTCGTCGGGAAGGGTGGCGCGTTCGACCATCGCGACGGGCGTCGTGGGATCGACGCCCGCGGCGCGGAGCGCGGCCGCGTTGTCGGGGAGGCGGCCGACGCCCATCAGGATCACCAGCGTCCCGCCGGCGGAGACGAGATCCGAGAGGGCGCCCCAGTCGAGGGCGCTGTCCGCCTTCGTCGGGTCCTCGTGGCCGGTGACGACGGCGAGCGCCGAGGCGTGGTCGCGGTGGGTCGCCGGGATGCCGGCGACGCCGGGCGCGGCGACGGCGCTCGTAATGCCGGGGACGACCTCGAAGGGGACGTTGTGGCGCGCGAGGTGTTCGGCTTCCTCGCCGCCGCGGGCGAAGATGGTGGGGTCGCCGCCCTTCAGGCGGACCACCTCGCGGCCGGCCTTGGCCTCCCGGATCAGCCGGTCGTTGATCTCGGCTTGCGGCGTCCGGTCGCCGTTGGCGCGTTTCCCGACGTTCTCGACGCGCACGTCGTCGGGGATGGTGTCGACGACGCCGTCGCCCACGAGCGAGT
This window of the Haloplanus rubicundus genome carries:
- a CDS encoding precorrin-2 dehydrogenase/sirohydrochlorin ferrochelatase family protein, which produces MIPLVHDFDGETVLVFGGGTVGARKARRFAREARVVVVSPTFADADFGESEFVRAAPGPDDVPSWLDAADPALVVAATDDAALNAAVEAAARGRGVLVNRADRSGGRGRGSVVVPATVDDGPVGVAVTTGGTSPAVSRYLRRELESVVDGAGAVARVVGKLRAALKDRGVEPDRRRAAIRAVAESEAVWTAAREGDGEAVRGAAERVLADALGDDGDDA
- a CDS encoding anthranilate phosphoribosyltransferase codes for the protein MTEVVGSGTKSAEDMTREQAAEAMRRIFDGDPYPTTLGAFWLANRWKHNTPEELAAFTDEMCERAEYATPDADPVDCGANYDGKGRTAILGVAAGVVAAGAGTPVVAHSGDRTPTQKQDVYKHVLDELGVATELTPRDSAAMVDETGVGFYYQPAFNPAVADLFDARDRMGVRTFVNTVETLANPAGASVHLGSFYHLAFAKKVVETFAESAFHDLDRVVMFQGMEGYDDIRPGYTKVADWSATGGFDDYEIETAAYGMDFAEEDLQVDDVAEDSARLTREVVAGDRTDHWYDAVALNAAVRIYARDDADSLDSALDAARAAVDDGSAAAVLDDLRAF
- the cobA gene encoding uroporphyrinogen-III C-methyltransferase, which codes for MTTGTVYLVGAGPGDPELVTVKARRLLDSADVVLHDSLVGDGVVDTIPDDVRVENVGKRANGDRTPQAEINDRLIREAKAGREVVRLKGGDPTIFARGGEEAEHLARHNVPFEVVPGITSAVAAPGVAGIPATHRDHASALAVVTGHEDPTKADSALDWGALSDLVSAGGTLVILMGVGRLPDNAAALRAAGVDPTTPVAMVERATLPDERVVTGTLDTIVDVADAAAVEPPAVTVVGDVVGVRETVARCLGGSDAMAEAPLTAANGVVGVTDSD
- a CDS encoding ferredoxin; translated protein: MTDTDDVLRPSDVGDADAPPVDEKPYKIIFEANKCIGTGKCAEVSSNWALDLDTGLARPKTYYVGEDDLDHNVRAAEVCPAKKGRGVIHVIDRRTDEEIAPDPAGDGSLSVDW